The genomic segment GTCAAGGAAGAGAACCCGGCCTTCATCAAGGCGGGCGACCCGGCCATCGTGCTCGTAAGGCCCACCAGGCCCATGTGCATCGAGAAGGTCAAGGAGATCCCGCAGCTCGGCAGGTTCGCTATCCGTGATATGGGCCAGACCATCGCTGCCGGTGTCGTGATCGACATCACCCCGAGGTAAGGTTAATATAGAAGGATGGACTACTATGTCCGTCCTTTCATATTATTTAGGTGACATATCATGGCAGCACAAAAAGCAAGGATCAGGCTTTCCGGCACTTCTCCGACAAAGCTCGACGACGTTTGCGGTCAGGTAAAGAAGATCGCCGAAAAGACAGGCGTAAGCATTTCGGGACCTGTTCCTTTACCGACGAAGCGTCTGGTCGTACCGACCAGAAAGAGCCCGAGCGGCGAAGGCACGGCGACCTGGGAACACTGGGAAATGCGTGTGCATAAGAGGCTCATCGACATCGACGCCGACGAGCGTGCTCTCAGGCAGCTAATGCGCATCCAGGTGCCCAAGGACATTAACATCGAGATCGTCCTGAAAGATTAAACGTATCGTAGTCGAACATCATCATCGTAAAAACGTGTTCCGGACCATGAATTCGGAACGAGTAGAAAGGTTCATTGAGCCTTCCGACATCTCCTCCAATCATAGATGTAGTAGGGGTTCATTGAAAAATCCCTACCAAACTTGTTTTCATGTATTATCATCTTAGTCGTTGATCTTTGCTGCCTTTAGGCGCGAAAGCCCTAGCTGCTCAAGTAAGCTGTCAACGCTCATAGAGAAATCATGCTTTACGGCCAGTAAATGACTGATATCCTCATCACGAAGCTCATACGATATGGGTTTGTCTACCTGCTTAT from the Methanocella sp. genome contains:
- a CDS encoding elongation factor 1-alpha C-terminal domain-related protein — encoded protein: VKEENPAFIKAGDPAIVLVRPTRPMCIEKVKEIPQLGRFAIRDMGQTIAAGVVIDITPR
- the rpsJ gene encoding 30S ribosomal protein S10, whose amino-acid sequence is MAAQKARIRLSGTSPTKLDDVCGQVKKIAEKTGVSISGPVPLPTKRLVVPTRKSPSGEGTATWEHWEMRVHKRLIDIDADERALRQLMRIQVPKDINIEIVLKD